The genomic window CGTCACGACGGTGATGCCTTCGTCCACCACCTCGGCGGGCAGCTGGGGCGTCACCTGCGATATGCGGTTCTGTACGCGAACGAGCGCCATATCCGGGTCGGTGCCCGTAGCAAAGGTCACGTAGAGCGTGTAATCGCCGTTGTTGCTCGAGGTGGAATTCATATAGATCATACCCTCCACGCCGTTTACCATCTCTTCCAGCGGGACGCCTACCGTATTCGCGATCGTCGCGGCGTCGGCTCCGCGGTAAGTCGTGTTGACGCGTATCTGGGGCGGCGTAACGTCGGGGTACTGCGCTATCGGCAGAGTGAAGGCCGCGATCACACCGGCGAACCCCAGCAGTATGCAGATGACCATCGCAAACCGGGGACGGTCGATAAAAAATTTCGCGAACATCGGTTATTCCGTCTCTTTCCCGCCGCCGGAGGCGGGGCGCGGCACACCGGACCGCTCCGGCACGGCCGGCGCATCCACCTTTACCCTCATACCGGGGCGCAGGCTCTGCAGGGAGGCTACCGCCACCATCTGTCCCTCCGTCAGCCCTTCCGCCTCGCGCAGCTGTCCCATCTCGCGCCCCAGCGTCACGCGGGCCTGGCGCACGGAGCCGTCCTTCTCAATGACATAGACATAGTCGCCCCTGTCATCCGCCATAACGGCGACCTGCGGGATGACATTCACGCGGCGGCTCGTCACGGGTTTAGTGAAAACACGTATCATCTCTCCCGGAATCAGCAGCCCCTCCTTATTCGCATAGCGCAGCCTCATCTGGATCGTGCCCGTCTGTGAGTCGACGGTATTCTCCTCAAAATCGCGTTCCCCGGGCGTATCAAAGGCAGACCCGTTGCTAAGTACAAGCCTGGTCTTATGGACGGGACCCTGCTTTTTGAAAGATTCAAGCTGGTCGAGATAATCCCGGTCTGGCAGGGTATAGGAGACGCGGATCGGGTCCATCTGCACTATCGAGGCCAGCGGGCCGCTCTGCGGCGTGACATAATTTCCCTTCGTAAAGTTCGCCGCGCCCGTCTTGCCGGTAATTGGAGCGGTCACCCGGCAATAGCCAAGGTCTATCTCCGCAAGACGCAGCGAGGCCTTCGCCTGCGACACGGCGGCTCGTCCCTGCAGCAGGCTGCTCTCCGCCTTATCCCGGTCCGCCGCCGATACGGCGCGCGCGTCGGCGGCGCTTACCCTCGCGTAATACCGCTCCGCCTCGTCAAGCGTCGCCATCGCCCTTTCGAGCTCCGCGCGGCGCAGCGCGGCCGTAGCCTGATAGGGAGCGGGGTCTATCTGAAAAAGCACCGCCCCCTCACGAACGACGGAGCCCTCCTTGAAACAGACGCGTTGTATCTCACCAGATATCTGAGGCCTCACCTGCACGGACTGTATCGCCTCCACACGCCCGACATACTCCGACGGCTGCGACGATATATCGGCCTTTTCAACGGTCTTCACGGAAACAGCCGGCATTGCCCCCTCCTGTTCCAGCCGTTCTTCACCGGCGCCGACCTTCATGACGGAATAGCCGCAGAGCGCCGCGGCGATCACCAAAACAGCGGCGGCGCCCTTCACCCAAAACGGTTTGGATTCGCCGTTTAATTCAACTTTTTTCTTCTCTTCAATATTTTGCA from Cloacibacillus sp. includes these protein-coding regions:
- a CDS encoding efflux RND transporter periplasmic adaptor subunit, whose amino-acid sequence is MQNIEEKKKVELNGESKPFWVKGAAAVLVIAAALCGYSVMKVGAGEERLEQEGAMPAVSVKTVEKADISSQPSEYVGRVEAIQSVQVRPQISGEIQRVCFKEGSVVREGAVLFQIDPAPYQATAALRRAELERAMATLDEAERYYARVSAADARAVSAADRDKAESSLLQGRAAVSQAKASLRLAEIDLGYCRVTAPITGKTGAANFTKGNYVTPQSGPLASIVQMDPIRVSYTLPDRDYLDQLESFKKQGPVHKTRLVLSNGSAFDTPGERDFEENTVDSQTGTIQMRLRYANKEGLLIPGEMIRVFTKPVTSRRVNVIPQVAVMADDRGDYVYVIEKDGSVRQARVTLGREMGQLREAEGLTEGQMVAVASLQSLRPGMRVKVDAPAVPERSGVPRPASGGGKETE